In a genomic window of Orcinus orca chromosome 12, mOrcOrc1.1, whole genome shotgun sequence:
- the TBPL1 gene encoding TATA box-binding protein-like 1, whose product MDADSDVALDILITNVVCVFRTRCHLNLRKIALEGANVIYKRDVGKVLMKLRKPRITATIWSSGKIICTGATSEEEAKFGARRLARSLQKLGFQVIFTDFKVVNVLAVCNMPFEIRLPEFTKNNRPHASYEPELHPAVCYRIKSLRATLQIFSTGSITVTGPNVKAVATAVEQVYPFVFESRKEIL is encoded by the exons ATGGATGCAGACAGTGATGTTGCACTGGACATTCTAATTACAAATGTAGTCTGTGTTTTTAGAACAAGATGCCATTTGAACTTAAGAAAGATTGCTTTGGAGGGAGCAAATGTAATTTATAAGCGTGACGTTGGA AAAGTATTAATGAAGCTTAGAAAGCCTAGAATTACAGCTACGATTTGGTCCTCAGGAAAAATTATTTGCACTGGAGCAACAAG TGAAGAAGAAGCTAAATTTGGTGCCAGACGTTTAGCCCGGAGTCTCCAGAAACTAGGATTTCAG GTAATATTTACAGATTTTAAGGTTGTTAACGTTTTGGCAGTATGTAACATGCCATTTGAAATACGTTTGCCAGAATTCACAAAGAACAATAGACCTCATGCCAG TTACGAACCTGAACTTCATCCTGCTGTGTGTTATCGGATAAAATCTCTAAGAGCTACATTACAGATTTTTTCAACAGGAAGTATCACAGTAACAG GGCCCAATGTAAAGGCCGTCGCTACTGCTGTGGAACAGGTATACCCATTTGTGTTTGAAAGCAGGAAAGAAATTTTGTAA